The Pseudopipra pipra isolate bDixPip1 chromosome 6, bDixPip1.hap1, whole genome shotgun sequence genome includes a region encoding these proteins:
- the GPR135 gene encoding G-protein coupled receptor 135 produces MEPGNLSRGSGGGNESGGAAAAAGPAGWSAAALASQAAALLLIFALSALGNGAVLLVIARHRQLRTVTNAFVLSLSLSELLGALLCLPLAFLSLLSRPPGAWLFGQRLCLASAALHAGLGIAATLTMALLSFDRYCAIVRQPRHKMGRRRAAQLLAAVWLCALALAGPWYGLAGEGHREARPGAYRCVYVLPWGSSRLGPPYGAALIVLCYLLPFAVMCFCHFNICRAVRLAESRVRPLTTYGHLLRAYGEMRTATTVLIMIVSIICCWGPYCILGLAAAAGHLPFSPTMDAVASGMAWANGAINPLIYAARNPNISVLLRRSREGGYRTRNNMVAYLSVPGHQPEPRSRADRVRERYINRHSGPPGSALSSSSPASGGEVAMWACKTPAVLFCRDGQPDTISEATLKTKAGTIDTSL; encoded by the coding sequence ATGGAGCCGGGAAACCTCTCCaggggcagcggcggcggcaaCGAGAGcggcggggctgcggcggcggcggggccggccgggTGGTCGGCGGCGGCGCTGGCCTCGCAGGCGGCCGCGCTGCTGCTCATCTTCGCCCTGTCGGCGCTGGGCAACGGGGCGGTGCTGCTGGTGATCGCCCGGCACCGGCAGCTCCGCACGGTCACCAACGCCTTCGTGCTGTCGCTGTCTCTGTCGGAGCTGCTGGGcgccctgctctgcctgcccctGGCCTTCCTCAGCCTGCTCAGCCGCCCGCCCGGCGCTTGGCTCTTCGGGCAGCGCCTGTGCCTGGCCAGCGCCGCCCTGCACGCCGGGCTGGGCATCGCCGCCACGCTCACCATGGCCCTGCTCTCCTTCGACCGCTACTGTGCCATCGTGCGCCAGCCCCGGCACAAGATGGGCCGCCGCCGcgctgcccagctgctggcgGCTGTCTGGCTGTGCGCCCTGGCGCTGGCCGGGCCCTGGTACGGGCTGGCGGGCGAGGGGCATCGCGAAGCCCGTCCCGGCGCCTACCGCTGTGTCTACgtgctgccctggggctcctCGCGGCTGGGGCCGCCCTACGGCGCAGCCCTCATCGTGCTCTGCTACCTCCTGCCCTTCGCTGTCATGTGCTTCTGCCACTTCAACATCTGCCGGGCGGTGCGCCTGGCCGAGAGCCGCGTGCGGCCCCTCACCACCTACGGGCACCTGCTGCGCGCCTACGGGGAAATGCGCACGGCCACCACCGTCCTCATCATGATCGTCTCCATCATCTGCTGCTGGGGACCCTACTGCATCCTGGggctcgccgccgccgccggccaCCTGCCCTTCTCGCCCACCATGGACGCCGTGGCCAGCGGGATGGCCTGGGCCAACGGCGCCATCAACCCCCTCATCTACGCCGCCCGCAACCCCaacatctctgtgctgctgcgGCGCAGCCGGGAGGGGGGCTACAGGACTCGCAACAACATGGTCGCCTACCTGTCGGTCCCAGGCCACCAGCCGGAGCCCCGCAGCCGGGCTGACCGTGTCCGAGAACGCTACATCAATCGGCACAGCGGCCCCCCCGGCAGCGCCCTGTCCTCCTCTAGCCCGGCGAGCGggggagaggtggccatgtgGGCCTGCAAGACTCCTGCTGTGCTCTTCTGTCGGGATGGGCAGCCGGACACCATTTCTGAGGCCACCTTGAAGACCAAAGCAGGCACCATCGACACCAGCCTCTGA
- the DAAM1 gene encoding disheveled-associated activator of morphogenesis 1 isoform X1 — protein sequence MAPRKRSGRGISFIFCCFRSSDHPEITYRLRNDSSFALQTMEPSLPMPPVEELDAMFTELVDELDLTDKHREAMFALPAEKKWQIYCSKKKDQEENKGATSWPEFYIDQLNSMAARKSLIALEKEDEEERNKTIESLKTALRTKPMRFVTRFIDLDGLTCILNFLKSMDYETAESRIHTSLIGCIKALMNNSLGRAHVLAHLESINVIAQSLSTENIKTKVAVLEIMGAVCLVPGGHKKVLEAMLHYQKYASERTRFQTLINDLDKSTGRYRDEVSLKTAIMSFINAVLSQGAGVESLDFRLHLRYEFLMLGIQPVIDKLRQHENSTLDRHLDFFEMLRNEDELEFAKRFELVHIDTKSATQMFELTRKRLTHSEAYPHFMSILHHCLQMPYKRSGNTVQYWLLLDRIVQQIVIQSDKGQDPDATPLENFNIKNVVRMLVNENEVKQWKEQAEKMRKEHTELQQKLEKKERECDAKAQEKEEMMQTLNKMKEKLEKESSEHKQVKQQVADLTAQLHEMSRRAICAASPGGPPMPPGAPGGPAPSPTPGSLLPPPPPPPLPGGCPPPPPPPPPPGGPPPPPGPPPLGGMMPSFGAPMAFKKKSIPQPTNALKSFNWSKLPENKLAGTVWTNIDDTKVFKILDLEDLERTFSAYQRQQDFFLNGNPRQKEDAIDDTLSSRHKVKELSVIDGRRAQNCNILLSRLKLSNEEIKRAILTMDEQEDLPKDMLEQLLKFVPEKGDIDLLEEHKHELDRMAKADRFLFEMSRINHYQQRLQSLYFKKKFAERVAEVKPKVEAIRAGSKAVLQSSSLQQLLEVVLAFGNYMNKGQRGNAFGFKISSLNKIADTKSSIDKNITLLHYLITVVEKKYPKVLRLHEELRDIPQAAKVNMTELEKEINTLRSGLRAVETELDFQKSQVQQTGDKFVSVVSQFITLASFSFSDVEDLLMEAKELFSKAVKHFGEDTDKIQPDEFFGIFDQFLQAVTEAKQENENMRRRKEEEERRARMEAQLKEQRERERKARKAKETGEESGEFDDLVSALRSGEVFDKDLTKLKRNRKRITNQLADSGRERPVTKLNF from the exons GaccaggaagaaaacaaaggagcCACCAGCTGGCCAGAGTTCTATATTGATCAGCTGAATTCAATGGCTGCT AGGAAATCACTGATCGCCttggaaaaagaagatgaagaggagagaaataaaacaatcgAAAGTTTGAAGACTGCACTGCGGACAAAACCAATGAG GTTCGTAACCCGGTTCATCGACCTGGATGGCTTAACGTGTATTCTGAACTTTCTCAAAAGCATGGACTATGAGACAGCAGAGTCTCGAATACATACCTCGCTCATTGGATGTATAAAAGCACTAATGAACAACTCCCTGGGCCGGGCCCACGTCCTGGCCCACCTGGAGAGTATTAACGTAATCGCTCAGAGTCTGAGCACGGAGAATATTAAGACAAAGGTGGCAGTGCTGGAAATCATGGGCGCTGTGTGCCTGGTTCCCGGGGGCCACAAAAAGGTACTGGAGGCGATGCTGCACTACCAGAAATACGCCAGCGAACGGACTCGTTTTCAG ACGCTGATCAATGACTTGGACAAGAGCACAGGACGGTATCGAGATGAAGTGAGCCTCAAGACAGCCATCATGTCCTTCATCAACGCAGTCCTGAGCCAGGGGGCAGGCGTG GAAAGCCTGGATTTCAGACTCCATCTGAGATATGAATTCCTCATGCTTGGGATCCAGCCAGTCATTGATAAACTAAGACAGCATGAAAATTCAACCCTTGACCG GCACTTAGATTTTTTCGAAATGCTTAGAAATGAAGACGAACTGGAGTTTGCCAAAAGATTTGAGCTG GTCCACATTGACACCAAAAGTGCGACTCAGATGTTCGAGCTGACGAGGAAGAGGCTGACGCACAGCGAGGCGTACCCGCACTTTATGTCCATCCTGCACCACTGTCTCCAGATGCCTT ATAAAAGAAGCGGCAACACTGTCCAGTACTGGCTGCTGCTCGACAGGATCGTGCAGCAGATCGTCATCCAGAGTGACAAAGGGCAGGACCCCGACGCCACTCCCCTGGAAAACttcaacattaaaaatgttGTCCGAAT GTTAGTCAATGAAAATGAAGTGAAACAGTGGAAAGAGCAagcagaaaaaatgagaaaag AGCACACTGAGCTTCAGCAGAAGCTGGAGAAGAAGGAGCGGGAGTGTGATGCCAAGGcccaggagaaggaagagatgatgcaGACACTGAACAAGATGaaggagaagctggagaaggagtCCAGCGAGCACAAGCAGGTCAAGCAGCAAGTGGCAGAtctcacagcacagctccacgAGATGAGCAGG AGGGCAATctgtgctgccagccctggagGACCTCCCATGCCACCAGGAGCTCCTGGTGGCCCTGCACCTTCTCCAACTCCTGGATCTCTTcttccccctccaccccccccaCCACTCCCAGGGGGATGTCCCCCACCGCCTCCCCCACCGCCCCCTCCAGGTGGTCCCCCACCTCCCCCTGGACCCCCACCCCTGGGTGGGATGATGCCTTCCTTCGGAGCACCTATGGCCTTCAAGAAGAAGAGCATCCCTCAGCCGACAAACGCCCTCAAATCCTTCAACTGGTCCAAGCTGCCAGAG AACAAGCTGGCAGGCACCGTCTGGACCAACATAGATGACACAAAAGTGTTCAAAATCCTGGACCTCGAAGACCTGGAAAGGACGTTCTCCGCTTACCAAAGACAGCAG GACTTCTTTCTGAATGGTAACCCCAGACAG aaggAAGATGCTATCGATGACACTTTGAGTTCCCGGCATAAAGTCAAGGAGCTTTCGGTCATAGACGGCCGGAGAGCTCAGAATTGCAATATCCTCCTCTCCAG GCTGAAACTCTCAAACGAGGAGATCAAACGAGCAATTTTGACGATGGACGAGCAGGAGGACCTCCCAAAAgacatgctggagcag CTCCTGAAGTTTGTTCCTGAAAAGGGTGACATTGACCTGCTGGAAGAGCACAAGCACGAGCTGGACCGCATGGCCAAGGCTGACCGGTTCCTCTTTGAAATGAGCAG gataAACCATTATCAGCAAAGGCTGCAATCCCTCTACTTCAAGAAGAAATTTGCAGAGAGAGTTGCTGAAGTCAAACCCAAGGTGGAAG CCATCCGTGCCGGCTCCaaggcagtgctgcagagcagcagcctccagcagctgctggaggtggtCCTGGCCTTTGGGAACTACATGAACAAGGGCCAGAGGGGCAACGCCTTCGGCTTCAAGATCTCCAGCCTCAACAAGATCGCGGACACCAAGTCCAGCATTGACAA GAACATCACCCTTCTGCACTATCTCATCACTGTCGTTGAAAAGAAATATCCCAAAGTCCTCCGCCTGCACGAGGAGCTGCGAGACATCCCACAGGCAGCCAAAGTCAA CATGACTGAgctggagaaagaaataaacactCTGAGGAGCGGCCTGAGAGCAGTGGAGACT gagCTGGACTTCCAGAAGTCTCAGGTTCAGCAAACAGGTGACAAGTTTGTGTCTGTCGTCAGCCAGTTCATCACATTAGCCAGCTTCAGCTTCTCAGATGTCGAAGATCTTCTGATGGAAGCAAAAGAGCTG TTTTCCAAGGCTGTGAAGCACTTTGGAGAAGACACGGACAAAATTCAGCCTGACGAATTCTTCGGCATCTTTGACCAGTTCCTTCAAGCCGTGACCGAGGCCAAGCAGGAGAACGAGAacatgaggaggaggaaggaggaggaagagcgCCGGGCGCGCATGGAGGCGCAG CTGAAGGAgcagcgggagcgggagcgcaAGGCGAGGAAGGCGAAGGAGACCGGGGAGGAGAGCGGCGAGTTCGACGACCTCGTCTCGGCCCTGCGCTCGGGCGAAGTCTTCGACAAGGACCTCACCAAACTGAAGCGCAACCGCAAGCGCATCACCAACCAGCTGGCTGACAGCGGCCGGGAGAGGCCCGTCACCAAGCTCAACTTCTGA
- the DAAM1 gene encoding disheveled-associated activator of morphogenesis 1 isoform X2, with the protein MAPRKRSGRGISFIFCCFRSSDHPEITYRLRNDSSFALQTMEPSLPMPPVEELDAMFTELVDELDLTDKHREAMFALPAEKKWQIYCSKKKDQEENKGATSWPEFYIDQLNSMAARKSLIALEKEDEEERNKTIESLKTALRTKPMRFVTRFIDLDGLTCILNFLKSMDYETAESRIHTSLIGCIKALMNNSLGRAHVLAHLESINVIAQSLSTENIKTKVAVLEIMGAVCLVPGGHKKVLEAMLHYQKYASERTRFQTLINDLDKSTGRYRDEVSLKTAIMSFINAVLSQGAGVESLDFRLHLRYEFLMLGIQPVIDKLRQHENSTLDRHLDFFEMLRNEDELEFAKRFELVHIDTKSATQMFELTRKRLTHSEAYPHFMSILHHCLQMPYKRSGNTVQYWLLLDRIVQQIVIQSDKGQDPDATPLENFNIKNVVRMLVNENEVKQWKEQAEKMRKEHTELQQKLEKKERECDAKAQEKEEMMQTLNKMKEKLEKESSEHKQVKQQVADLTAQLHEMSRRAICAASPGGPPMPPGAPGGPAPSPTPGSLLPPPPPPPLPGGCPPPPPPPPPPGGPPPPPGPPPLGGMMPSFGAPMAFKKKSIPQPTNALKSFNWSKLPENKLAGTVWTNIDDTKVFKILDLEDLERTFSAYQRQQKEDAIDDTLSSRHKVKELSVIDGRRAQNCNILLSRLKLSNEEIKRAILTMDEQEDLPKDMLEQLLKFVPEKGDIDLLEEHKHELDRMAKADRFLFEMSRINHYQQRLQSLYFKKKFAERVAEVKPKVEAIRAGSKAVLQSSSLQQLLEVVLAFGNYMNKGQRGNAFGFKISSLNKIADTKSSIDKNITLLHYLITVVEKKYPKVLRLHEELRDIPQAAKVNMTELEKEINTLRSGLRAVETELDFQKSQVQQTGDKFVSVVSQFITLASFSFSDVEDLLMEAKELFSKAVKHFGEDTDKIQPDEFFGIFDQFLQAVTEAKQENENMRRRKEEEERRARMEAQLKEQRERERKARKAKETGEESGEFDDLVSALRSGEVFDKDLTKLKRNRKRITNQLADSGRERPVTKLNF; encoded by the exons GaccaggaagaaaacaaaggagcCACCAGCTGGCCAGAGTTCTATATTGATCAGCTGAATTCAATGGCTGCT AGGAAATCACTGATCGCCttggaaaaagaagatgaagaggagagaaataaaacaatcgAAAGTTTGAAGACTGCACTGCGGACAAAACCAATGAG GTTCGTAACCCGGTTCATCGACCTGGATGGCTTAACGTGTATTCTGAACTTTCTCAAAAGCATGGACTATGAGACAGCAGAGTCTCGAATACATACCTCGCTCATTGGATGTATAAAAGCACTAATGAACAACTCCCTGGGCCGGGCCCACGTCCTGGCCCACCTGGAGAGTATTAACGTAATCGCTCAGAGTCTGAGCACGGAGAATATTAAGACAAAGGTGGCAGTGCTGGAAATCATGGGCGCTGTGTGCCTGGTTCCCGGGGGCCACAAAAAGGTACTGGAGGCGATGCTGCACTACCAGAAATACGCCAGCGAACGGACTCGTTTTCAG ACGCTGATCAATGACTTGGACAAGAGCACAGGACGGTATCGAGATGAAGTGAGCCTCAAGACAGCCATCATGTCCTTCATCAACGCAGTCCTGAGCCAGGGGGCAGGCGTG GAAAGCCTGGATTTCAGACTCCATCTGAGATATGAATTCCTCATGCTTGGGATCCAGCCAGTCATTGATAAACTAAGACAGCATGAAAATTCAACCCTTGACCG GCACTTAGATTTTTTCGAAATGCTTAGAAATGAAGACGAACTGGAGTTTGCCAAAAGATTTGAGCTG GTCCACATTGACACCAAAAGTGCGACTCAGATGTTCGAGCTGACGAGGAAGAGGCTGACGCACAGCGAGGCGTACCCGCACTTTATGTCCATCCTGCACCACTGTCTCCAGATGCCTT ATAAAAGAAGCGGCAACACTGTCCAGTACTGGCTGCTGCTCGACAGGATCGTGCAGCAGATCGTCATCCAGAGTGACAAAGGGCAGGACCCCGACGCCACTCCCCTGGAAAACttcaacattaaaaatgttGTCCGAAT GTTAGTCAATGAAAATGAAGTGAAACAGTGGAAAGAGCAagcagaaaaaatgagaaaag AGCACACTGAGCTTCAGCAGAAGCTGGAGAAGAAGGAGCGGGAGTGTGATGCCAAGGcccaggagaaggaagagatgatgcaGACACTGAACAAGATGaaggagaagctggagaaggagtCCAGCGAGCACAAGCAGGTCAAGCAGCAAGTGGCAGAtctcacagcacagctccacgAGATGAGCAGG AGGGCAATctgtgctgccagccctggagGACCTCCCATGCCACCAGGAGCTCCTGGTGGCCCTGCACCTTCTCCAACTCCTGGATCTCTTcttccccctccaccccccccaCCACTCCCAGGGGGATGTCCCCCACCGCCTCCCCCACCGCCCCCTCCAGGTGGTCCCCCACCTCCCCCTGGACCCCCACCCCTGGGTGGGATGATGCCTTCCTTCGGAGCACCTATGGCCTTCAAGAAGAAGAGCATCCCTCAGCCGACAAACGCCCTCAAATCCTTCAACTGGTCCAAGCTGCCAGAG AACAAGCTGGCAGGCACCGTCTGGACCAACATAGATGACACAAAAGTGTTCAAAATCCTGGACCTCGAAGACCTGGAAAGGACGTTCTCCGCTTACCAAAGACAGCAG aaggAAGATGCTATCGATGACACTTTGAGTTCCCGGCATAAAGTCAAGGAGCTTTCGGTCATAGACGGCCGGAGAGCTCAGAATTGCAATATCCTCCTCTCCAG GCTGAAACTCTCAAACGAGGAGATCAAACGAGCAATTTTGACGATGGACGAGCAGGAGGACCTCCCAAAAgacatgctggagcag CTCCTGAAGTTTGTTCCTGAAAAGGGTGACATTGACCTGCTGGAAGAGCACAAGCACGAGCTGGACCGCATGGCCAAGGCTGACCGGTTCCTCTTTGAAATGAGCAG gataAACCATTATCAGCAAAGGCTGCAATCCCTCTACTTCAAGAAGAAATTTGCAGAGAGAGTTGCTGAAGTCAAACCCAAGGTGGAAG CCATCCGTGCCGGCTCCaaggcagtgctgcagagcagcagcctccagcagctgctggaggtggtCCTGGCCTTTGGGAACTACATGAACAAGGGCCAGAGGGGCAACGCCTTCGGCTTCAAGATCTCCAGCCTCAACAAGATCGCGGACACCAAGTCCAGCATTGACAA GAACATCACCCTTCTGCACTATCTCATCACTGTCGTTGAAAAGAAATATCCCAAAGTCCTCCGCCTGCACGAGGAGCTGCGAGACATCCCACAGGCAGCCAAAGTCAA CATGACTGAgctggagaaagaaataaacactCTGAGGAGCGGCCTGAGAGCAGTGGAGACT gagCTGGACTTCCAGAAGTCTCAGGTTCAGCAAACAGGTGACAAGTTTGTGTCTGTCGTCAGCCAGTTCATCACATTAGCCAGCTTCAGCTTCTCAGATGTCGAAGATCTTCTGATGGAAGCAAAAGAGCTG TTTTCCAAGGCTGTGAAGCACTTTGGAGAAGACACGGACAAAATTCAGCCTGACGAATTCTTCGGCATCTTTGACCAGTTCCTTCAAGCCGTGACCGAGGCCAAGCAGGAGAACGAGAacatgaggaggaggaaggaggaggaagagcgCCGGGCGCGCATGGAGGCGCAG CTGAAGGAgcagcgggagcgggagcgcaAGGCGAGGAAGGCGAAGGAGACCGGGGAGGAGAGCGGCGAGTTCGACGACCTCGTCTCGGCCCTGCGCTCGGGCGAAGTCTTCGACAAGGACCTCACCAAACTGAAGCGCAACCGCAAGCGCATCACCAACCAGCTGGCTGACAGCGGCCGGGAGAGGCCCGTCACCAAGCTCAACTTCTGA